In a genomic window of Halobiforma lacisalsi AJ5:
- a CDS encoding cytochrome D1 domain-containing protein, whose protein sequence is MSESEHPSDDAKTTAERIERIKKAYAMRVDDAEEMGIDEQLDFPDWIDLDLPERRRFLAGTAAAGTAAVAGCMGDEEPADGTETDDGEDSEGGSGGDEDAELHEFEMRAYQWGFEPQEIQVPEGAKVKIDFVESTFEENPDFNLHDWHLLEPYDEHVGLEEDTDPDSVSQSVEFIADEPGRHLYECTLYCGSGHAQMEGELFVGDEAAEFDYRKIEDVETTHEILNEESELPQEPQLVDDLTDMFAVVERGNASVSYVDMENHEKLGRIEDVGHAIHVTEFHRDIPENEREGAYMYTMARDGYLYKLDLFGLNRVARVRVGTDARDLSLNRTNDYLIAGLYNPGQLFVVDAETMEPLKQITTQGIDLDGQFVESRVCALYDAPHYGVWVAALKELGQVWLIDYTQDDFPVVEQIDCARTLHDGFFTKDGRYFMLASQTDNVMSIIDLEEQELVKNLEVGAVPHPGPGALDAERHRAFTTHIGDDVVAAWDTDTWELEKLIDVPGGGLFLRDHPDCDYIWCDVALRDDPELDQLVYAIDRETLEVAFEVETGSDHAIHPIFSNDGQEVFVSHWAEGEIHVYDSHTGEHIEEVEGDFTDCTGKFPMRRAKKFAMDWDA, encoded by the coding sequence ATGTCAGAGAGCGAACATCCATCAGACGACGCGAAGACGACGGCGGAACGAATCGAGCGAATCAAGAAAGCCTACGCGATGCGGGTAGACGACGCCGAGGAGATGGGGATCGACGAGCAGTTGGATTTCCCGGACTGGATCGACCTCGACCTACCGGAGCGGCGTCGGTTCCTGGCCGGAACCGCTGCGGCCGGGACGGCGGCCGTCGCCGGCTGTATGGGGGACGAGGAGCCGGCCGACGGGACCGAGACCGACGACGGCGAGGACTCCGAAGGTGGGTCCGGAGGTGACGAAGACGCCGAACTCCATGAGTTCGAGATGCGGGCCTACCAGTGGGGCTTCGAACCCCAGGAGATCCAGGTTCCCGAAGGAGCGAAGGTCAAGATCGACTTCGTCGAATCGACGTTCGAGGAGAACCCCGATTTCAACCTCCACGACTGGCACCTCCTCGAGCCCTACGACGAACACGTCGGTCTGGAGGAGGACACCGATCCGGACTCGGTCAGCCAGTCGGTCGAGTTCATCGCCGACGAACCCGGTCGTCACCTCTACGAGTGTACGCTGTACTGCGGTTCGGGGCACGCCCAGATGGAGGGGGAACTCTTCGTCGGCGACGAGGCCGCCGAGTTCGACTACCGAAAGATCGAGGACGTCGAGACGACCCACGAGATCCTCAACGAGGAGAGCGAACTGCCCCAGGAGCCGCAGTTGGTCGACGACCTGACGGACATGTTCGCGGTCGTCGAGCGGGGGAACGCCTCCGTGTCCTACGTCGACATGGAGAACCACGAGAAACTCGGTCGGATCGAGGACGTCGGCCACGCGATCCACGTGACCGAGTTCCACCGCGACATCCCCGAGAACGAACGCGAGGGCGCATACATGTACACGATGGCCCGCGACGGCTATCTGTACAAGCTCGACCTTTTCGGGCTCAACCGCGTCGCACGCGTCCGGGTCGGGACCGACGCCCGCGACCTCTCGCTCAACCGCACCAACGACTACCTCATCGCGGGGCTGTACAACCCCGGACAGCTGTTCGTCGTCGACGCGGAGACGATGGAGCCGCTCAAGCAGATCACTACCCAGGGGATCGACCTCGACGGCCAGTTCGTCGAGAGTCGGGTCTGTGCGCTGTACGACGCGCCCCACTATGGGGTCTGGGTCGCCGCGCTCAAGGAACTCGGCCAGGTGTGGCTGATCGACTACACCCAGGACGACTTCCCCGTCGTCGAACAGATCGACTGCGCCCGGACCCTGCACGACGGCTTCTTCACCAAGGACGGCCGCTACTTCATGCTGGCCTCCCAGACCGACAACGTCATGTCGATCATCGACCTCGAGGAGCAGGAACTTGTGAAGAACCTCGAGGTCGGCGCAGTGCCGCACCCGGGGCCGGGCGCGCTCGACGCCGAGCGCCACCGCGCGTTCACGACCCACATCGGCGACGACGTCGTCGCTGCCTGGGACACCGATACCTGGGAACTCGAGAAGCTGATCGACGTCCCCGGCGGCGGCCTGTTCCTGCGCGACCACCCGGACTGCGACTACATCTGGTGTGACGTCGCGCTGCGGGACGACCCCGAACTCGATCAGCTGGTGTACGCGATCGACCGCGAGACCCTCGAAGTCGCGTTCGAGGTGGAGACCGGAAGCGACCACGCCATCCACCCGATCTTCTCCAACGACGGCCAGGAGGTGTTCGTCAGCCACTGGGCCGAGGGGGAGATTCACGTCTACGACAGCCACACCGGCGAACACATCGAGGAGGTCGAAGGCGACTTCACCGACTGTACGGGTAAGTTCCCGATGCGACGCGCCAAGAAGTTCGCCATGGACTGGGACGCCTGA
- a CDS encoding SCO family protein gives MASDDVPSTPALDRRSFLKATGTGGTLAVAATAGCTDLRAADRDDVVLSPPEGYDEDVAAELPHPTYGDEVPEVTIPAPLADREVTTTDFVGERHSLYTFLFTRCSSACPGLMANLVHVQADSLEEGYADDVTLCPVTFDPEHDTPEVLAAYEEDHGVDDDAGNWYTLRPETPAAATDVVDDTFGVTFAETDDADGMAFMHTNLVLVVNEGGHVERAYTGDVPTPADVVDDVRTLLEKW, from the coding sequence ATGGCCTCCGACGACGTCCCTTCGACGCCGGCCCTCGACAGGCGGTCGTTCCTCAAAGCGACCGGGACCGGAGGAACCCTCGCAGTCGCGGCGACCGCCGGCTGTACCGATCTCCGGGCTGCCGACCGGGACGACGTCGTCCTGTCGCCGCCGGAGGGCTACGACGAGGACGTCGCCGCGGAACTTCCCCACCCGACCTACGGCGACGAGGTGCCCGAGGTGACGATCCCCGCGCCGCTGGCCGACCGGGAGGTCACCACGACCGACTTCGTCGGGGAGCGCCACTCGCTGTACACGTTCCTGTTCACGCGGTGCTCGTCGGCCTGTCCCGGCCTGATGGCGAACCTCGTGCACGTCCAGGCGGACTCGCTCGAGGAGGGGTACGCGGACGACGTAACCCTGTGTCCGGTCACGTTCGACCCGGAACACGACACGCCGGAAGTGCTGGCGGCGTACGAGGAGGACCACGGCGTCGACGACGACGCCGGAAACTGGTACACGCTGCGCCCGGAGACGCCGGCAGCGGCCACGGACGTCGTCGACGACACGTTCGGGGTCACGTTCGCGGAAACGGACGACGCGGACGGGATGGCGTTCATGCACACCAACCTGGTGCTGGTCGTCAACGAGGGCGGCCACGTCGAACGCGCCTACACCGGTGACGTGCCCACGCCGGCGGACGTCGTCGACGACGTCCGAACGCTGCTCGAGAAGTGGTGA
- a CDS encoding cytochrome c oxidase subunit I, producing MTHALDVFGWFDNEYDDDGFRTCSVTGFDIHRSVENHVKLFGVTAVVFLLIGGIFATTVATTRWELIGFLEPGDYYKHLSMHAWSMLLFWIVFMEVAILYVGGPMVLGRKLPLPSLAKVGYVVMMAGVLTIYYAIWTASGNPVADNAPLLTAYVPLEVNPLFYAGAIVYIVGIVVAALPFFLTIWYEKRENGGTLPLVTFGAFVTGIIAVEALVGGLVAFAGALAYNFGLAEWFDAGVYRQWFWIIGHGTQQINLVAMITVWYLFTHVLAGAEVVSEKVSRTAFILYLFFINLGAAHHLMVDPGLSVGWRVWNTSYAFYGATFASLVHAFTIPAGLEAGRRKRGKGGGLFGWLTSAPWKNPMFSTSIFAIILFGFLGGITGVMMGQLQLNMSWHNTFATVGHFHSTVVLGTTVTFMGVVYFVIRTMFMREFVSSKLASFQPYLYCSAMAVTALMMMYLGILYGIPRRTAEVVRNIPRTDFSLIEAAPLFNVFGVFALLAITGGALFVLLAVGSLLFGDRIEPGGNGDLVADGGLEMATDPEDPVHAYEMRGTFVLCLFFLGVFVVAYALNWFLLTQLWSIGA from the coding sequence ATGACGCACGCGCTCGACGTCTTCGGCTGGTTCGACAACGAGTACGACGACGACGGGTTCCGCACGTGTTCGGTGACCGGCTTCGACATCCACCGGTCCGTCGAGAACCACGTCAAACTGTTCGGGGTGACTGCGGTCGTCTTCCTGCTGATCGGCGGTATCTTCGCGACCACCGTCGCCACCACCCGGTGGGAGCTCATCGGCTTCCTCGAGCCGGGTGACTACTACAAGCACCTGAGCATGCACGCCTGGAGCATGCTCCTGTTCTGGATCGTGTTCATGGAGGTCGCGATCCTCTACGTCGGCGGCCCGATGGTGCTCGGGCGCAAACTGCCGCTACCGTCCCTGGCGAAGGTCGGGTACGTCGTCATGATGGCCGGCGTCCTGACGATCTACTACGCCATCTGGACGGCCTCCGGGAACCCGGTCGCCGACAACGCGCCGCTGCTGACCGCGTACGTTCCCCTCGAGGTCAACCCGCTGTTCTACGCCGGTGCGATCGTCTACATCGTCGGGATCGTCGTCGCGGCGCTGCCGTTCTTCCTGACGATCTGGTACGAGAAACGCGAGAACGGCGGCACGCTGCCGCTGGTCACGTTCGGCGCGTTCGTCACCGGGATCATCGCCGTCGAGGCGCTGGTCGGCGGTCTCGTCGCCTTCGCGGGCGCGCTGGCCTACAACTTCGGTCTCGCGGAGTGGTTCGACGCCGGCGTCTACCGCCAGTGGTTCTGGATCATCGGCCACGGCACCCAGCAGATCAACCTCGTAGCCATGATCACCGTCTGGTACCTCTTCACCCACGTCCTCGCCGGGGCCGAGGTCGTCAGCGAGAAGGTCTCCCGGACGGCGTTTATCCTCTATCTGTTCTTCATCAACCTGGGCGCGGCCCACCACCTGATGGTCGACCCCGGGCTCTCGGTCGGCTGGCGCGTCTGGAACACCTCCTACGCGTTCTACGGGGCGACCTTCGCCAGCCTCGTGCACGCCTTCACGATCCCCGCCGGCCTCGAGGCGGGTCGCCGCAAGCGGGGTAAGGGCGGCGGCCTCTTCGGCTGGCTCACGTCCGCGCCCTGGAAGAACCCGATGTTCTCGACGTCGATCTTCGCGATCATCCTGTTCGGGTTCCTCGGGGGCATCACCGGCGTGATGATGGGGCAGCTCCAGCTCAACATGAGCTGGCACAACACGTTCGCGACGGTCGGCCACTTCCACAGCACGGTCGTGCTCGGGACGACGGTCACGTTCATGGGCGTCGTCTACTTCGTCATCAGGACGATGTTCATGCGGGAGTTCGTCTCCTCGAAACTGGCCTCGTTCCAGCCGTACCTCTACTGCAGCGCGATGGCGGTCACCGCGCTGATGATGATGTACCTCGGCATCCTCTACGGGATCCCCCGCCGGACCGCGGAAGTCGTCCGGAACATCCCGCGGACCGACTTCAGCCTCATTGAGGCCGCGCCGCTGTTCAACGTCTTCGGCGTCTTCGCGCTGCTGGCGATCACCGGCGGCGCGCTGTTCGTCCTGCTTGCCGTCGGCTCGCTGCTGTTCGGCGACCGGATCGAGCCCGGTGGAAACGGCGACCTCGTGGCCGACGGCGGCCTCGAGATGGCGACCGATCCGGAGGACCCGGTTCACGCCTACGAGATGCGTGGCACCTTCGTGCTCTGTCTGTTCTTCCTGGGGGTGTTCGTCGTCGCGTACGCGTTGAACTGGTTCCTGCTCACGCAGCTGTGGTCGATCGGGGCGTAA
- a CDS encoding cupredoxin domain-containing protein, with translation MTSPIKPPKGNWWDQPVNRRESIWLGLGVGWALVLFGWMSAFTRIGDQNPIGETYRVTEDELREKVDAFKDAAEEREDGAYVPDGDDVFVVGQRFDWDGLPVVLETGKEYDFHLSSYDVQHGFSIRPEHALSQQINLHVMPGEEWIVPMEFDEPGTYHVLCNEFCGEGHRGMHGTIIVEEGSQ, from the coding sequence ATGACGTCACCGATCAAACCGCCGAAAGGAAACTGGTGGGACCAACCCGTCAACAGACGTGAATCGATCTGGCTGGGGCTCGGCGTCGGCTGGGCGCTAGTACTGTTCGGGTGGATGAGCGCGTTCACCCGGATCGGCGACCAGAACCCGATCGGCGAGACCTACCGCGTCACCGAGGACGAACTCCGGGAGAAAGTCGACGCCTTCAAAGACGCCGCCGAGGAGCGCGAGGACGGCGCGTACGTCCCCGACGGCGACGACGTCTTCGTCGTCGGCCAGCGCTTCGACTGGGACGGGCTCCCGGTCGTCCTCGAGACCGGCAAGGAGTACGACTTCCACCTGAGTTCGTACGACGTCCAGCACGGCTTCTCGATCCGCCCGGAACACGCCTTGAGCCAGCAGATCAACCTGCACGTGATGCCCGGCGAAGAGTGGATCGTCCCCATGGAATTCGACGAACCCGGGACCTACCACGTGCTCTGTAACGAGTTCTGTGGCGAGGGCCACCGCGGCATGCACGGAACGATCATCGTCGAGGAGGGTTCACAATGA